NNNNNNNNNNNNNNNNNNNNNNNNNNNNNNNNNNNNNNNNNNNNNNNNNNNNNNNNNNNNNNNNNNNNNNNNNNNNNNNNNNNNNNNNNNNNNNNNNNNNNNNNNNNNNNNNNNNNNNNNNNNNNNNNNNNNNNNNNNNNNNNNNNNNNNNNNNNNNNNNNNNNNNNNNNNNNNNNNNNNNNNNNNNNNNNNNNNNNNNNNNNNNNNNNNNNNNNNNNNNNNNNNNNNNNNNNNNNNNNNNNNNNNNNNNNNNNNNNNNNNNNNNNNNNNNNNNNNNNNNNNNNNNNNNNNNNNNNNNNNNNNNNNNNNNNNNNNNNNNNNNNNNNNNNNNNNNNNNNNNNNNNNNNNNNNNNNNNNNNNNNNNNNNNNNNNNNNNNNNNNNNNNNNNNNNNNNNNNNNNNNNNNNNNNNNNNNNNNNNNNNNNNNNNNNNNNNNNNNNNNNNNNNNNNNNNNNNNNNNNNNNNNNNNNNNNNNNNNNNNNNNNNNNNNNNNNNNNNNNNNNNNNNNNNNNNNNNNNNNNNNNNNNNNNNNNNNNNNNNNNNNNNNNNNNNNNNNNNNNNNNNNNNNNNNNNNNNNNNNNNNNNNNNNNNNNNNNNNNNNNNNNNNNNNNNNNNNNNNNNNNNNNNNNNNNNNNNNNNNNNNNNNNNNNNNNNNNNNNNNNNNNNNNNNNNNNNNNNNNNNNNNNNNNNNNNNNNNNNNNNNNNNNNNNNNNNNNNNNNNNNNNNNNNNNNNNNNNNNNNNNNNNNNNNNNNNNNNNNNNNNNNNNNNNNNNNNNNNNNNNNNNNNNNNNNNNNNNNNNNNNNNNNNNNNNNNNNNNNNNNNNNNNNNNNNNNNNNNNNNNNNNNNNNNNNNNNNNNNNNNNNNNNNNNNNNNNNNNNNNNNNNNNNNNNNNNNNNNNNNNNNNNNNNNNNNNNNNNNNNNNNNNNNNNNNNNNNNNNNNNNNNNNNNNNNNNNNNNNNNNNNNNNNNNNNNNNNNNNNNNNNNNNNNNNNNNNNNNNNNNNNNNNNNNNNNNNNNNNNNNNNNNNNNNNNNNNNNNNNNNNNNNNNNNNNNNNNNNNNNNNNNNNNNNNNNNNNNNNNNNNNNNNNNNNNNNNNNNNNNNNNNNNNNNNNNNNNNNNNNNNNNNNNNNNNNNNNNNNNNNNNNNNNNNNNNNNNNNNNNNNNNNNNNNNNNNNNNNNNNNNNNNNNNNNNNNNNNNNNNNNNNNNNNNNNNNNNNNNNNNNNNTGAAGCGACGTGACATCACACATCATATTctgcattaattgtttttataattatttaataactttaagtttgttttaactacaactttaattcttacttttcagaattgctttttaatgttgttctattattatatattttcttattcgcatcttaaatatttgatgccGCATTTAAACTAAACGaattatgtataaattgtaaataaatgtaaacattgaataattaatatttacatttatttccagtttattattgatttatcatttttcttctttccttttaGAAAACTGTTAAGTGTCGCCAATTTCTCAGCAGCATTCGGTATAAATCgatggtaaaaatttataacaccaAGGTAACGACGCAGTTCTTTGATATTATTTGGCCTTTTATAttcagcaataatttttatccgGTCATCAGTTGGTTTGAGGCCTTTTTCTGAAATATGATGtcccaaaaaattaatgtttgatttcaaaaagacgcatttttctaaattgatgACCAAACCAGCTTCTTGAAATCGATGAAACACTTGTCTTAGATGTGAAAGATGTTCGTCTTCGGTTCTGGAAGCCACAAGTACATCATCAAGGTAGGCAAAGCAGAAATCTAATCCGCGTATGGATGAATCTTTGGAAGGTTTGTGCGGCATTACGTAACCCGAAACTCATTCTTATGAATTCAAAAGATCCAAATGGGGTACAGATTGCTGTTTTCTCAACATCATTAGGTTCGACCGGTATCTGGTGATAAGCTCTGACTAAGTCCACtgtcgaaaatattttacaaccatGTAATTGGTTGTTGAAATCTTGAATATGTGGCAATGTATATCGATCAGGTATAGTGACAGCATTTAAATTTCGGTAATCACCGCATGGTCGGTAGCTTCCATTTTTCTTTGGTACCATGTGTAAAGGACTGGCCCAAGCGCTCTTTGATGGCTGACAGATTCCTTGCTCAATCATGTACTCGAATTCTTTTCGTGCAATTTTTAATCTATCGGGTGCCAAACGTCTAGGTTTTGAAAAAACTGGTGGACCAGTTGTTATAATATGATGGGTGACGTCATGTTTGATCTCTTTGACTGTCGAGTGTTCTACAGTTATATCTTTGAATTCATTCAACAGTAGGTAAATTCTAGGATCAGTAGTTTTAGACGACATAGTAGTCAAATTAGTTGACGGAACATGGACAAGTCGACCAAAGGATTTTAAAGATGTAGTAGGatctattaattttctttttttaatatcaactaAAAGACCGTATTCTTTCAGAAAATCAGCACCTATTATTGCTTTCGAAACATCGGCAACAATAAAGGTCCAACAAAACTTTCTTCTTAAGCCCAGATCAAGGAAAAGTCGCTGTGTTCCAAATGTGTGCACTTGCGAAGCGTTAGCAGCatacaagtaaaattttgaatcaggagtttttttctgttttgaagaAAGGGGTAAAACAGATACATCAGCTCCAGTATCGATAAGAAAATTTCGTTTACTAGAGTGATCATAAATAAAAAGGCGACTTGAATTCTGGCTACCATCGTCTTGCGCCGCCAACGATGGCCTAATCAGTTTTCCGATTTTTCGAAATCAGCAACAAATGAACAGGGTTTAGTGCATCTGGTTGACTTTTTACCAAAACGACGATGGTACCAACAAATACCTTCTCTAGATTTTGTTCGGTTCCTAGAATTGGAACTTTGGCGATTAAAATAGTTCCGATTTCTAGAGGTACTGCGTGATCTTCGCAACTCGCTAACTTCTTTAGaaagttcattaattttgtctaatattgttgataaattcagattttctgaTGTAGTCGCTTCTGGATTTCTATTGGCAGAAAATTCGCCAACGCCCTGGTATCTGCAgcaagtttctaaaattttatcgcCCATTTCAGCCAGTTTATCAAGAGCTTCAGTGCTGACAGCTGAAATGGCTTGAACTTGCTGGGGCAATTGTTGTAACCAAAGTGGTTTTAAGACATTGTCATTTACTTTACCCATCGCCAAATTTCGCATTTCGCGTAGCAATTGACTAGGGCGCTTATCGCCAAGGTCTAGTTCGGAGAAGAGCTTTTTTAGTTGAACACTTTCGGAATCACTCAAACGAGCAATAAGTGCTTCCTCTAATGCGGTATATTGATTTTCTTCGGGAGGTGATAAAACTATATCACTTAccgtattcaaaattttctgttcCAAGGCAGCAACGGTGATGTTGTACTTTGTAATTTCAGCCGAAACATTACTATTCTTAAATTGAGCTTCAATATGCGCAAACCATAATTTCGGAGTTTCATTCCAAAAAGGAGGAGGTTTTACTGAGACGCCTTCAATATATTTAGAAGTACTTGGATTATCGAGCTCTGTATCTCCAGTATTAGGCATAGCTTTTTCGAAGGTTGCAATTGAGTTATCAAAATCACGTCCGAAAGTCACCAGTGAAGCGTAATGAATGGTTTGAAGaataaacactttaaataattaatatttacatttatttacaatttatacataattCGTTTAGTTTAAATGCggcatcaaatatttaagatgcGAATAAGNNNNNNNNNNNNNNNNNNNNNNNNNNNNNNNNNNNNNNNNNNNNNNNNNNNNNNNNNNNNNNNNNNNNNNNNNNNNNNNNNNNNNNNNNNNNNNNNNNNNNNNNNNNNNNNNNNNNNNNNNNNNNNNNNNNNNNNNNNNNNNNNNNNNNNNNNNNNNNNNNNNNNNNNNNNNNNNNNNNNNNNNNNNNNNNNNNNNNNNNNNNNNNNNNNNNNNNNNNNNNNNNNNNNNNNNNNNNNNNNNNNNNNNNNNNNNNNNNNNNNNNNNNNNNNNNNNNNNNNNNNNNNNNNNNNNNNNNNNNNNNNNNNNNNNNNNNNNNNNNNNNNNNNNNNNNNNNNNNNNNNNNNNNNNNNNNNNNNNNNNNNNNNNNNNNNNNNNNNNNNNNNNNNNNNNNNNNNNNNNNNNNNNNNNNNNNNNNNNNNNNNNNNNNNNNNNNNNNNNNNNNNNNNNNNNNNNNNNNNNNNNNNNNNNNNNNNNNNNNNNNNNNNNNNNNNNNNNNNNNNNNNNNNNNNNNNNNNNNNNNNNNNNNNNNNNNNNNNNNNNNNNNNNNNNNNNNNNNNNNNNNNNNNNNNNNNNNNNNNNNNNNNNNNNNNNNNNNNNNNNNNNNNNNNNNNNNNNNNNNNNNNNNNNNNNNNNNNNNNNNNNNNNNNNNNNNNNNNNNNNNNNNNNNNNNNNNNNNNNNNNNNNNNNNNNNNNNNNNNNNNNNNNNNNNNNNNNNNNNNNNNNNNNNNNNNNNNNNNNNNNNNNNNNNNNNNNNNNNNNNNNNNNNNNNNNNNNNNNNNNNNNNNNNNNNNNNNNNNNNNNNNNNNNNNNNNNNNNNNNNNNNNNNNNNNNNNNN
The nucleotide sequence above comes from Parasteatoda tepidariorum isolate YZ-2023 chromosome 6, CAS_Ptep_4.0, whole genome shotgun sequence. Encoded proteins:
- the LOC122271456 gene encoding uncharacterized protein encodes the protein MPNTGDTELDNPSTSKYIEGVSVKPPPFWNETPKLWFAHIEAQFKNSNVSAEITKYNITVAALEQKILNTVSDIVLSPPEENQYTALEEALIARLSDSESVQLKKLFSELDLGDKRPSQLLREMRNLAMGKVNDNVLKPLWLQQLPQQVQAISAVSTEALDKLAEMGDKILETCCRYQGVGEFSANRNPEATTSENLNLSTILDKINELSKEVSELRRSRSTSRNRNYFNRQSSNSRNRTKSREGICWYHRRFGKKSTRCTKPCSFVADFEKSEN